The following is a genomic window from Hymenobacter monticola.
CAACTCGGCGGGCCTGGGCCGGGTGCCCATTCTGCTGCCGCCCAACCTGGCCGCCTACAACCCTGACGGCACGCCCAATGTGAGCGGCACCAGCATCGGGCCCGGCCCCAACCTGAACCCGGCCAACGGCGCGCCCTTCGTTATCGGCTTCATCAACCCAGTGGTGGACATTGCCAACAACCGCTTCACCTCCGACGGCAACCAGATTGAGGGCAGCGTATACGCCGACCTGGAGCTGCTGAAGGGCCTGAACCTGCGCACCACCTACGGCGTCAACAACATTTCCTTCGAAGACAAGGCCTTCTACACCCCACGGGCCGGCTCGCTGACCCCGGCCGGGCAGGCCGACAACTACTACCGCACCAACAAGCGCTGGAACTGGCAAAACACGCTGCAGTACGACCGCACCTTTGGCGAGAACCACAACTTCTCGCTGCTGCTGGGTAACGAGCAGCAGAACACCGACATCCAGCGTTGGGGCGCTAGCCGCACCAGCATTGCCGACGACTTCTTCACCACCTTCCAGGGCGGCTACACCAACATCGCCTCTTCGGGCCAGTTTCAGGGCACCAACTACCTCGTGTCGTTTTTTGGCCGCCTGAACTACAACTACGCCCGCAAGTACCTGGCCACCGTGAACGTACGCCGCGACGGCTACTCGGCCTTTGCCAAGAAATACGGCAACTTCTACGGCGCCTCGCTGGGCTACGTGGTGTCGGAAGAAGACTTCTGGAAGAACTCCTCGTTCTCGCAGGTTTTCTCGTTCCTGAAGCTGACCGGCAGCTACGGCAGCGTGGGCAACAACCAGGGCATCGGCGACTTCGGCTTCTTGCAAACCTATTCCTCTGGCCTGTACGGCAGCAACGCCACGCTGTATTTCAGCGCCGCCGGCAATCCTAACCTGACTTGGGAAACCAGCAAGAAAAGCGACATCGGCCTGGCCTTCGGCTTCTTCCAGGACCGCCTGCGGGGCGACGTGGCCTACTACAACAACCTGGTGGACGGCCTGATTCTGGACGTGCCCCAGGCGCCCTCGAAGGGCATTCCGAACGTGGCCAACAGCGGCACCCCCGCGCCCGGCACGCTGGGCAACGTGCTGGCTTCGAACGTGGGTTCGATGCGCAACCGCGGCATTGAGTTGAACCTGACCTACAACGCCATTCAGGGCAAAGACTTTACCTGGACGGTGAGCGGCAACCTCACCACCCTCAAAAACCGGGTGCTGACCCTGGCCACCGAAGGCCAACGCATCGGTACAGCCACGGGCGGCCTCGAAACCTCGAACTTCACGGAAGTGGGCCATTCAGTGGGCGAAATCCTGGCCGTGCCCTCGCTGGGCGTGAACCCCGCCAACGGCCGCCGCATGATTCTGAAGGCCGACAAAACCGTGGTGGAGTACAACCACCAGGGCACCACCGGCGCGGGCTCAACGGGCTGGACCATTAAGGACACCAACACCAACACCACGGCCCCCACGCAGCTGGTAGACGGTGTGTACTACGGCCCCACCCTGCCCACCTGGTACGGCGGCCTCGACAACACCTTCCGCTACAAGGCCTTCGACCTGGGCGTATTCATCCAGTACTCGGGCGGAAACTACATCTACAACGGCACGAAATCGGGCCTGCACGACCAGCGCTTCTGGAACAACGAAGTGGACATCATGGAGCGCTGGACCGAAAGCAACACCAACGCCAAGTGGCCGCGGGTGGTGTATGGCGACAACGTGTCGAACGGCTCGGCATTGGTGATGTCGTCGAACGTGGAGAAGGGCGATTTTGCCCGCCTGCGCCAGGTGTCGCTTGGCTACAACTTCGGCCAGACGCTGCTCAGCCGCGTGAACGTGGCCAGCGCCCGCCTCTACGTGCAGGTGCAGAACGCTTTCCTGCTCACCAAGTACTCGGGCATCGACCCCGAGATTTCGACCAACGGCGCCAACAACACCGCCGCCGGCGTCGACCGCAACTCCGTGGGCCAGGCCCGGACCTACACCGTGGGCTTCAACATTGGCTTTTAACCGACTTCTTCCGATGCAGATATTTCGCAACAACAAGGCGGCTGCGGCCTTATTCGCAGCATTTTTGGGCCTGGGTGCCGTCTCGTCGTGCCAGAAGGACAAGCTAGACCCGGCCCCCCAGACCGTGTTTTTCGACAAGGTGGTGTTTGATACGCCCGCCCGCGTCGAGTTGCAGGCCAATGCGCTGTACAGCTACGTAAAAGCCGGCATTTTCCTGGGCGGCCGGGTGCAGATTTTTGGCGACATCCGCGCCAACGACTTCCTCAACCGTGCCTCCAACCTTGTGACCGGCACGGCCGTGTGGAACCACACGCTCACCGAAACGTCGCAGAACGACGTCATCAATACCTGGGGCGCGGGCTATGCGGCCATCAACCAGGCCAACGTGTTTCTGGCCGGCATGGACGCCAACGCTGCCAAGTTCGGGGCGGCGCCCTTCCCGGCCGACTTTACCACTAAGGCCAACAACTACCGCGGCGAGGCCCGGTTTCTGCGCGCGCTGTGCTACTACCACCTGCTGCAGTTCTACGCCCGGCCCTACGCCGACGGCGCAGGCAGCAAGCCCGGTCTGCCCTTACGCCTGAAGGCAGAAACCGACGGCACCGGCAACGACCTGCCGCGCAGCACGGTGGCCCAGGTGTACGACCAGATTCTGGAGGACCTGAACTATGCCGAAACCAACCTGCCGCTGACCTACGGCACCACCGCCACTACGGCCAACGTGACGCGCGCCCACCGCAACACCGCCATTGCCCTGAAAACGCGGGTGTACCTGAGCATGGGCCGCTATGCCGACGTCATACGCGAAGCCGACAAGCTGGTGCCCGCCGCCGCGCCCTTCGTGGCCCCCACCGGCGTGCCCAACGCCCTGAACCCATCGATAACCGCCGTGTTTGGCGGCTCGCAGGAAACCACGGAGAGCATTTTCTCCTCGCCCTTCACCGTGGCCGATGGCCCGGGCACGCAAAACCAGCTGGCCTACTACTTCCTGCCCCCCGGCGCCGCCAACGGCGGTAATGGCGAATACGGCCTGAACACCGCCGCGGGCGGCATCCTGGCCAGCCCGGCCTTTGCCGCCACCGACGCCCGCCGCACCAACTTTGTGCAGGTGGTGGGCACGGAGTCGTTTCTGAAGAAGTACGCCTCCGGCACCAACACCAGCTCGCCCTACACCGACAAGGCCCCCGTCATTCGCTACGCCGAGGTGATGCTGAACCTGGCCGAAGCCCGCGTGCGCTCCACCAACAGCGTGGATGCCCGGGCCCTGCTGTTGCTCAACGCCGTGCGCACCCGCTCGAACCCGGCCGGCGCCTACGCTACGTTCGCCTCGGTTTCCGATTTCACCGACGCCCTGCTGCTGGAGCGCCGCATCGAGTTCCTGGGCGAAGGCCTGCGCAACATCGACATCATGCGCCTCAACGCCCCCATTCCCGGCAAGGGCACCATCTCGGCCGTCAACCCATCGGACGTGCTCTACGTGTGGCCCATTCCGTTCACGGAACTGTCCACCAATAAATCGATGACGCGCAACTAAGCGCCCCAAGCGTTTTTGGTTGAAATGAAAAGCGGCTTGCCCAACTTGGGCAAGCCGCTTTTTTTGTCATTATCTGGCTGCTTCTCTACGCGCTGGCGGCCAGGTGGGCGTGGTCGCGGAGCACAGTTTGGAGGAAGGGGCCGTCAGGCAAGTCGGTACGGATGCCGGTGATTTCCTTCACCTTGTTGGCAATTTCATTCAGCACCTCGTAGTTATCGCGGGCTTTGGCTTGCTGCATCAGCTGGCGGATGAGGGCCACGTCGTGGTCGGCCAGCAGCGCCGCCTGCGGAAACACAGGCTGGTAGCCCTCAATCGGGCTGAGGCCGGGGGCCAGCGGCGAGGTGGCCTGCGGGCGCACCTTCACCAC
Proteins encoded in this region:
- a CDS encoding SusC/RagA family TonB-linked outer membrane protein, coding for MLTTQVAWAQDRTVTGTVAGSDGASIPGVTVLVKGTKLGTSTDADGKFSISAPGTATTLVFSYVGYATQEVAIGDRTSFNVRLATDAKGLDEVVVVGYGTQARRDLTGSVASISGKEIATAPVQSFDQALQGRAPGVNITTPNGVLNNPPVIRIRGVNSINLSSAPLVVIDGIPAFSGNNSALGSVPNNPLSNLNPADIESMEVLKDASASAIYGSRAAGGVILVTTKKGRKGQSRLNYDTWVGWSKPVRLYDVLGAQDYVTIKNEAVRNLNANRRAIQQPATNIEGFKLADANGNAADTRWYDYIYRTGFSQSHNLNFSGGTDKTTFFSSVGYTKQKGMIVNNDFQRISARLNVDHKVFSRFTVGMRVGYSGTQNSSPNTGSVGDNSFNSAGLGRVPILLPPNLAAYNPDGTPNVSGTSIGPGPNLNPANGAPFVIGFINPVVDIANNRFTSDGNQIEGSVYADLELLKGLNLRTTYGVNNISFEDKAFYTPRAGSLTPAGQADNYYRTNKRWNWQNTLQYDRTFGENHNFSLLLGNEQQNTDIQRWGASRTSIADDFFTTFQGGYTNIASSGQFQGTNYLVSFFGRLNYNYARKYLATVNVRRDGYSAFAKKYGNFYGASLGYVVSEEDFWKNSSFSQVFSFLKLTGSYGSVGNNQGIGDFGFLQTYSSGLYGSNATLYFSAAGNPNLTWETSKKSDIGLAFGFFQDRLRGDVAYYNNLVDGLILDVPQAPSKGIPNVANSGTPAPGTLGNVLASNVGSMRNRGIELNLTYNAIQGKDFTWTVSGNLTTLKNRVLTLATEGQRIGTATGGLETSNFTEVGHSVGEILAVPSLGVNPANGRRMILKADKTVVEYNHQGTTGAGSTGWTIKDTNTNTTAPTQLVDGVYYGPTLPTWYGGLDNTFRYKAFDLGVFIQYSGGNYIYNGTKSGLHDQRFWNNEVDIMERWTESNTNAKWPRVVYGDNVSNGSALVMSSNVEKGDFARLRQVSLGYNFGQTLLSRVNVASARLYVQVQNAFLLTKYSGIDPEISTNGANNTAAGVDRNSVGQARTYTVGFNIGF
- a CDS encoding RagB/SusD family nutrient uptake outer membrane protein; this encodes MQIFRNNKAAAALFAAFLGLGAVSSCQKDKLDPAPQTVFFDKVVFDTPARVELQANALYSYVKAGIFLGGRVQIFGDIRANDFLNRASNLVTGTAVWNHTLTETSQNDVINTWGAGYAAINQANVFLAGMDANAAKFGAAPFPADFTTKANNYRGEARFLRALCYYHLLQFYARPYADGAGSKPGLPLRLKAETDGTGNDLPRSTVAQVYDQILEDLNYAETNLPLTYGTTATTANVTRAHRNTAIALKTRVYLSMGRYADVIREADKLVPAAAPFVAPTGVPNALNPSITAVFGGSQETTESIFSSPFTVADGPGTQNQLAYYFLPPGAANGGNGEYGLNTAAGGILASPAFAATDARRTNFVQVVGTESFLKKYASGTNTSSPYTDKAPVIRYAEVMLNLAEARVRSTNSVDARALLLLNAVRTRSNPAGAYATFASVSDFTDALLLERRIEFLGEGLRNIDIMRLNAPIPGKGTISAVNPSDVLYVWPIPFTELSTNKSMTRN